The following are encoded together in the Pseudomonas sediminis genome:
- the ald gene encoding alanine dehydrogenase has product MRIGVPKEIKNHEYRVGLTPQSVAELTALGHEVWVETHAGAAIGFADADYLEAGAQIARNSAEVFQQGQLIVKVKEPLAVERARLRAHHTLFTYLHLAPDRAQTEELMAGGATCIAYETVTDAQGRLPLLAPMSEVAGRMSIQAGAGCLEKARGGRGVLLGGVPGVAPGKVVILGAGVVGSHALAMAVGLGADVAVLDKSVDALRRLDAQYGNRITTLYSTRAAVREQVLAADLVIGGVLIPGAAAPKLISAEMVRQMKVGAVLVDVAIDQGGCAETSRATTHAEPTYVVDDVVHYCVANMPGAVARTSTLALNNATLPFVVALAQKGTRRALQEDPHLLAGLNVARGIITCASVAEAHDLRFQSPASVIEQL; this is encoded by the coding sequence ATGCGAATCGGCGTACCCAAGGAAATCAAGAACCACGAATACCGCGTCGGTCTCACGCCGCAGTCGGTGGCCGAGCTGACCGCGCTCGGTCATGAGGTGTGGGTCGAAACCCATGCCGGAGCCGCCATCGGTTTTGCCGACGCGGATTACCTCGAGGCCGGGGCGCAGATCGCCAGGAACTCGGCCGAGGTGTTCCAGCAGGGGCAGTTGATCGTCAAGGTCAAGGAGCCGCTGGCAGTGGAGCGCGCCAGGTTGCGCGCCCATCACACGCTGTTCACCTACCTGCACCTGGCGCCGGACCGGGCACAGACCGAAGAGCTGATGGCCGGCGGCGCCACCTGTATTGCCTATGAGACGGTGACCGATGCACAGGGGCGCCTGCCGTTGCTGGCACCGATGTCGGAAGTGGCCGGACGCATGTCGATCCAGGCCGGGGCCGGCTGCTTGGAAAAGGCCCGCGGCGGACGTGGCGTCCTGCTCGGCGGTGTGCCAGGCGTGGCGCCGGGTAAGGTGGTGATTCTCGGCGCTGGCGTGGTCGGTAGCCATGCCCTGGCCATGGCGGTGGGTCTTGGCGCCGATGTCGCGGTGCTGGACAAGAGCGTCGACGCACTGCGCCGGCTCGATGCCCAGTATGGCAATCGCATCACCACGCTCTATTCCACCCGCGCGGCGGTGCGCGAGCAGGTATTGGCTGCTGATCTGGTGATTGGCGGGGTACTGATTCCCGGCGCCGCCGCGCCGAAGCTGATCAGTGCGGAGATGGTCCGGCAGATGAAGGTGGGCGCAGTGCTGGTGGATGTCGCCATCGACCAAGGCGGCTGCGCCGAGACCTCGCGCGCCACCACCCATGCCGAGCCCACCTATGTGGTCGATGATGTGGTGCATTACTGCGTGGCCAACATGCCTGGCGCGGTGGCGCGCACCTCGACCCTGGCGCTCAACAACGCCACGCTGCCGTTCGTCGTGGCGCTGGCGCAAAAGGGCACGCGACGAGCCTTGCAGGAGGACCCACACCTGCTCGCTGGCCTCAACGTCGCGCGCGGCATCATCACCTGCGCCAGTGTCGCCG
- a CDS encoding TetR/AcrR family transcriptional regulator: MQLFWQRGYEAASLQDLQAATGLSKSSLYQTYPSKQAWFIAAFSRYVAQRRALLLEQLQASASPLAFIHERLLSVLEDDGPGGVPRGCMLVNVANEFSLSEPALVPVLRQATAGVCQVFEEALARAVACGELRNGQDLAARAGYLQCVMSGLRTQVKSAVPADSIRATVAVVMASLDCQ, encoded by the coding sequence ATGCAGCTGTTCTGGCAGCGCGGTTATGAGGCCGCGTCGCTGCAGGACCTGCAGGCGGCCACCGGGCTGTCCAAGAGCAGCCTGTATCAGACCTACCCGAGCAAACAGGCCTGGTTCATCGCTGCGTTCAGCCGCTATGTCGCTCAGCGCCGCGCTTTGCTGCTTGAGCAGTTGCAGGCCAGCGCCTCGCCGCTTGCCTTCATCCATGAGCGCCTGCTCAGTGTGCTCGAAGATGACGGCCCCGGTGGTGTGCCGCGAGGCTGCATGCTGGTCAACGTCGCTAACGAGTTTTCTCTTTCGGAGCCGGCGCTGGTACCGGTTCTGCGGCAGGCCACGGCGGGTGTCTGCCAGGTGTTCGAAGAGGCGTTGGCGCGTGCCGTGGCCTGCGGGGAGCTGCGCAACGGGCAGGACCTTGCGGCCCGGGCAGGCTACTTGCAGTGTGTGATGAGCGGGCTGCGCACGCAGGTGAAATCCGCGGTGCCGGCGGACTCGATTCGTGCCACCGTGGCCGTGGTGATGGCGAGCCTGGACTGCCAGTGA
- a CDS encoding glutathione S-transferase N-terminal domain-containing protein: MIDLYYWTTPNGHKVSIFLEEAGLDYRIVPVHIGKGEQFAPAFLKIAPNNRIPAIVDNAPADAGEPIALFESGAILEYLADKSGQFLPRETRARFDVLQWLYWQMGGLGPMAGQNHHFVRYAPEPIPYAIDRYVKETARLYGVLDRQLAGREYVAGEYSIADMAIYPWAKLWKMQQQKLEDFPNMAAWLERIDARPAVQRAYALVEQVNADPQALLTAEARRLLFGQ, translated from the coding sequence ATGATCGACCTGTACTACTGGACCACACCCAACGGCCACAAGGTCAGCATCTTTCTCGAGGAGGCCGGGCTCGACTACCGTATCGTCCCCGTGCACATCGGCAAGGGCGAGCAGTTCGCGCCGGCGTTTCTCAAGATCGCGCCGAACAATCGCATTCCCGCCATCGTCGATAACGCGCCGGCTGATGCTGGCGAGCCCATTGCCCTGTTCGAGTCCGGGGCAATTCTCGAATACCTGGCGGACAAGAGCGGGCAGTTCCTGCCGCGCGAGACGCGGGCACGCTTCGACGTGCTGCAGTGGCTGTACTGGCAGATGGGCGGCCTCGGGCCGATGGCAGGGCAGAATCATCACTTCGTGCGCTACGCACCGGAGCCGATCCCCTATGCCATCGACCGCTACGTGAAGGAAACCGCGCGCCTCTACGGTGTGCTCGACCGCCAGCTGGCCGGGCGCGAGTATGTGGCGGGCGAGTATTCCATTGCCGACATGGCCATCTACCCCTGGGCCAAGCTGTGGAAGATGCAGCAGCAGAAGCTGGAGGACTTCCCCAACATGGCCGCCTGGCTCGAACGCATCGATGCACGCCCTGCGGTGCAGCGTGCCTACGCGCTGGTAGAGCAGGTGAATGCCGATCCGCAGGCATTGCTCACGGCTGAGGCGCGGCGCCTGCTGTTCGGACAGTGA
- a CDS encoding glutathione S-transferase family protein yields the protein MRELFELCGADRELLFSPYCWRVRLAMAHKGLDWQSRPIRFTDKELIAFSGQKLVPVLSDDGETVHDSLAIFTYLDRRYPQRPLLGEGLAAERARLVERLSFHMVRIPLLKILIPRVWQVIDPADREYFRSSREQALGMSLEAFADPQGGERLFREGVAPLEAWLRDQPFLEGQAPGGCDYLLAGMLFWAWCLGAQPWADDSALGAWFARILQAYEATHGPVKRAAIHVEEKQ from the coding sequence ATGCGCGAGTTGTTCGAACTGTGCGGCGCCGATCGCGAGCTGCTGTTCTCGCCCTACTGCTGGCGCGTCCGCCTGGCCATGGCGCACAAGGGGCTGGACTGGCAGAGCCGGCCGATACGTTTCACCGACAAGGAACTGATCGCCTTCTCCGGGCAGAAGCTGGTGCCGGTGCTGAGCGACGACGGCGAAACGGTGCACGACAGCCTGGCGATCTTCACCTACCTGGATCGGCGTTATCCACAGCGCCCGTTGCTCGGCGAGGGCCTGGCGGCCGAACGCGCCCGTCTGGTCGAGCGCCTGAGCTTTCACATGGTGCGCATACCGCTGTTGAAGATACTGATCCCGCGCGTCTGGCAGGTGATCGACCCGGCTGACCGTGAGTATTTCCGCAGTAGCCGCGAGCAGGCGCTAGGCATGAGCCTGGAGGCGTTCGCCGATCCGCAGGGTGGTGAGCGGCTGTTCCGTGAGGGCGTGGCGCCGCTGGAAGCGTGGCTGCGTGATCAGCCCTTCCTCGAAGGCCAGGCGCCCGGTGGCTGCGACTACCTGCTGGCCGGCATGTTGTTCTGGGCATGGTGCCTGGGCGCACAACCCTGGGCCGACGATTCGGCGCTGGGCGCCTGGTTCGCGCGCATCCTGCAGGCGTATGAGGCGACTCACGGCCCGGTCAAGCGGGCTGCGATCCACGTGGAGGAAAAGCAATGA